The following proteins come from a genomic window of Paenibacillus spongiae:
- a CDS encoding cell wall-binding repeat-containing protein — MIKLMKAGIISVAAALAITGCTSSNDTEQSESGAAATVEGSWIGSKNTTRINTSDPATAAVIVSQSLWMATSDDNRPGGVILANPDDWQSTLASADLIHHPNNGPVLFVNKDGIPEVTLNELKRLKPTGVDMNDGIQAILVGDLDEKVEVEIKGLGLKTDHIKGDNPAAAAQAIDAYYTKVAKENPASVIVGSMESEAYTLPAVNWIAHMPEPLLYVKKDEIPVETVEALKTRGGKANIYILGPESVISVNVEEQLGQYGKAVRIAGKDPYENAVAFAQYKDPVTGFGWGITTPGHNFSFVSEDTHALALAAAPFSHLGKHAPLLLTEEDQMPESLRNYVMSIQPKYKMSPTEGPYNHAWITGGRDAISIAAQGEIDSMLEIVSESGTGHGSHGGGGSTDAETEPVPGEEGGHDMSDMPGMNH, encoded by the coding sequence ATGATAAAGCTGATGAAAGCGGGGATTATCTCTGTTGCAGCGGCGCTTGCAATAACGGGATGTACGAGCAGTAACGATACCGAACAAAGCGAATCCGGGGCCGCAGCAACCGTAGAAGGCTCATGGATCGGATCGAAGAATACGACGCGGATCAATACAAGCGATCCGGCGACGGCGGCTGTTATCGTTTCGCAAAGCCTCTGGATGGCGACGAGCGATGATAACCGGCCCGGCGGTGTCATATTAGCGAATCCTGACGATTGGCAATCGACGCTCGCAAGCGCGGATTTGATCCATCATCCGAACAACGGTCCTGTTTTATTCGTGAATAAAGACGGGATCCCCGAGGTGACTTTGAATGAGCTGAAACGGTTAAAGCCGACGGGCGTTGACATGAATGACGGCATTCAGGCTATTCTGGTGGGTGATCTGGATGAGAAGGTGGAGGTCGAGATAAAAGGGCTCGGGCTGAAAACCGATCACATAAAAGGGGATAACCCGGCGGCAGCGGCACAAGCCATCGACGCGTATTATACGAAGGTCGCGAAGGAGAACCCGGCTTCGGTCATCGTCGGTTCGATGGAAAGCGAGGCATATACGCTGCCGGCAGTGAACTGGATTGCTCACATGCCGGAGCCGCTGTTATATGTCAAAAAGGATGAAATACCCGTCGAGACCGTCGAGGCCTTAAAGACACGCGGCGGGAAAGCCAACATCTATATTCTGGGTCCGGAATCGGTCATTTCCGTTAACGTAGAGGAGCAACTGGGTCAATACGGAAAGGCCGTCCGCATTGCCGGGAAGGATCCTTATGAGAACGCCGTTGCATTCGCGCAGTATAAAGATCCGGTTACCGGATTTGGCTGGGGGATCACAACACCGGGGCATAACTTCTCATTCGTAAGCGAGGATACGCATGCTCTGGCACTGGCGGCGGCACCGTTCTCACATCTGGGCAAGCATGCCCCGCTGTTATTGACGGAAGAAGATCAAATGCCTGAGAGCCTGCGCAATTACGTCATGTCGATCCAACCGAAATATAAGATGTCCCCAACAGAAGGCCCCTATAATCATGCCTGGATAACGGGAGGGCGTGATGCGATCAGCATCGCGGCGCAAGGGGAGATCGATTCGATGCTGGAAATCGTATCCGAATCAGGAACAGGCCATGGCAGTCATGGCGGCGGCGGCAGCACCGATGCGGAAACAGAGCCGGTTCCGGGCGAAGAAGGCGGACACGACATGTCCGACATGCCGGGGATGAATCATTAA
- a CDS encoding sensor histidine kinase, with amino-acid sequence MNKRLHVRLAFIIIGTAVCILLISTISVILATHYHISMFLDQAADMNHAMSQLDHHLEQALVQSIIWMFAGSIILAILIGIFVAKRISKPLVDMKQVAEQMSSGQLDVRVSIGGTDELAELGASLNELAEQLHRQEQLRITMTEDIAHELRTPLATLKSHMRAFEDGIWEPTPERLHSCYEEIERLTGMVAELEDLTHMESPAFQLVRQEEQLVSMIEQGIGLLSAAYLEKQVELSYKCSPDIRIIADRNRIIQILVNLLANALKYTPVNGRVSIEAVKEHNAVHITVQDTGSGIDEEDLPHIFNRFYRGDKSRNRSTGGSGLGLTIVKKLVDAHGGRIWAERRQGTVFHIQLPKQEA; translated from the coding sequence ATGAATAAACGTCTGCATGTACGCCTAGCCTTCATCATTATCGGTACAGCGGTTTGTATCTTATTAATCTCGACCATAAGCGTCATATTGGCGACGCATTACCACATCTCCATGTTTCTTGATCAAGCCGCAGATATGAACCATGCCATGTCGCAGTTGGATCATCATCTGGAGCAGGCGCTTGTTCAATCGATCATTTGGATGTTCGCGGGGTCGATCATCCTTGCCATTCTCATCGGAATTTTCGTTGCGAAACGAATATCGAAGCCGCTCGTTGACATGAAGCAGGTCGCGGAGCAGATGTCGAGCGGTCAGCTGGACGTCAGAGTATCCATAGGCGGAACGGACGAGCTGGCTGAATTGGGCGCTTCGCTGAATGAGCTGGCCGAACAGCTGCATCGGCAAGAGCAGCTTCGGATCACGATGACCGAAGATATCGCCCATGAGCTGCGAACGCCGCTCGCTACATTAAAGAGCCATATGCGGGCTTTCGAAGACGGCATCTGGGAACCGACGCCTGAACGGCTCCACTCCTGTTATGAGGAAATCGAGCGGCTCACCGGAATGGTGGCCGAGCTGGAGGATCTGACTCATATGGAGTCGCCGGCGTTTCAACTGGTACGGCAGGAAGAGCAGCTTGTATCGATGATTGAGCAAGGGATAGGTCTGCTATCCGCGGCTTATCTTGAGAAGCAGGTTGAGCTTTCATATAAGTGCAGCCCGGACATCCGGATCATAGCGGATCGTAATCGAATCATTCAGATCCTGGTCAATCTGCTTGCCAACGCGTTAAAATATACGCCCGTCAACGGCAGGGTGAGCATTGAAGCCGTAAAGGAGCATAATGCTGTGCACATCACCGTCCAGGATACGGGCAGCGGCATCGACGAAGAGGATTTGCCGCATATTTTCAACCGGTTCTACCGGGGGGATAAGTCGCGGAATCGGAGTACGGGCGGCAGCGGCCTCGGGTTAACCATAGTAAAGAAGCTGGTCGATGCACATGGAGGCCGAATTTGGGCTGAACGCCGGCAAGGGACTGTATTTCATATCCAGCTTCCGAAGCAAGAGGCTTAA
- a CDS encoding response regulator transcription factor has protein sequence MKTILVVDDEEKIRDVVVSYLKKDGFRTTEAATGNEAMHVLQNQAIDLVILDLMLPDMEGELVCQQIRRINSVPILMLTAKASENNRIKGLSIGADDYLTKPFDPREVVARVRAILRRTDDGHLLADRLSFNGGHLEIDSLKQLVFSHGEPIHLTPNEYKLLLALAKYPQRQFPREELVEKVLGYEFDGDIRTIDQHVKNIRLKIEADPKNPQYIVTVYGSGYRFAGGSK, from the coding sequence ATGAAAACGATTCTTGTAGTGGATGATGAAGAGAAGATCCGCGATGTGGTCGTATCTTACCTGAAGAAGGACGGATTTCGGACGACAGAAGCAGCGACGGGGAACGAGGCTATGCATGTGCTTCAGAATCAAGCGATCGATCTCGTCATCCTGGATCTCATGCTTCCGGATATGGAAGGGGAGCTTGTCTGCCAGCAGATCCGCCGGATCAATTCGGTTCCGATTCTAATGTTGACGGCCAAAGCATCGGAGAACAACCGGATCAAAGGGTTATCGATCGGTGCGGATGATTATTTGACTAAGCCATTTGATCCGCGTGAGGTCGTTGCCCGTGTAAGGGCGATACTGCGCCGGACGGATGACGGTCATTTGCTTGCCGACCGGTTGTCGTTCAACGGCGGCCATCTGGAAATCGATTCCTTGAAGCAGCTGGTCTTCTCTCATGGCGAACCGATCCACCTGACTCCGAACGAATACAAGCTGCTTCTGGCATTGGCGAAATACCCGCAGCGGCAGTTTCCGCGCGAGGAATTGGTGGAAAAGGTGCTGGGCTACGAATTCGACGGCGATATCCGGACCATCGATCAGCATGTGAAGAATATCCGTCTTAAAATTGAAGCCGATCCGAAGAATCCCCAATATATCGTGACGGTTTACGGCTCCGGATACCGGTTCGCAGGCGGTTCAAAATGA
- a CDS encoding metal-sensitive transcriptional regulator, with protein sequence MVANHEELNEAEDSCCSTDHHRKSHHSDKTKSNLISRLNRIEGQIRGVKGMIEKDTYCDDVLNQIAAIQSALNGVGKLLLEGHMRSCVVERIQAGENEVIEELLVTVNKLMK encoded by the coding sequence ATTGTGGCAAACCATGAAGAATTAAACGAAGCCGAGGATTCTTGTTGTTCTACGGATCATCATAGAAAAAGCCATCACTCGGACAAAACGAAGAGCAATCTGATTTCCCGTTTGAACCGGATCGAAGGTCAGATTCGCGGCGTCAAAGGCATGATCGAGAAGGACACTTATTGTGACGACGTATTGAACCAGATTGCGGCGATTCAATCCGCCTTGAATGGCGTGGGCAAGCTTCTGCTCGAAGGGCACATGAGAAGCTGTGTGGTCGAACGGATCCAGGCCGGGGAGAATGAAGTCATCGAGGAGCTGCTGGTTACCGTAAATAAATTAATGAAATAA
- a CDS encoding DUF3784 domain-containing protein has translation MSPHMLLLGIVFLVLGYLIGVKKKVGLLAGFNQHRVKDKDKLAQLVGGYNLVIGTLMVLASFIDNPNAEAIIPLAVLGFFILLGYVQTRMVE, from the coding sequence ATGAGTCCACATATGCTCTTGCTTGGAATTGTCTTTCTTGTATTGGGTTATTTGATCGGGGTCAAGAAGAAGGTCGGCCTGTTAGCCGGGTTTAACCAGCATCGGGTGAAGGATAAAGATAAACTGGCACAGCTAGTAGGAGGATACAATTTAGTCATCGGTACTCTTATGGTTCTGGCCAGCTTTATTGACAATCCGAATGCAGAGGCGATAATCCCCCTCGCCGTGCTAGGCTTCTTTATCCTGCTCGGTTATGTTCAAACACGGATGGTTGAATAA
- a CDS encoding M55 family metallopeptidase has translation MTAFFILTDLEGPAGIDSFTQTRPDDGFPERVEAARALLTREVNACIEGIRSVYPDCRIDVWDGHGPGGLIADGLIGGTYLREGQPYKKLEGYTALLFVGQHAMAGTINGPLCHTYSSKTVSYYKLNGTFIGEFGARALIAGTQGVPTIFLSGDDKAALEARMFVPDIETAVVKTGHGVEAADHLSAEEACRRIKDGSAKAVRRTAEFMPFTGIAAPYVLEIGYLNPLQGNGESDDPRVERINDRTVRISSNDLLSLPI, from the coding sequence ATGACCGCCTTTTTTATTCTGACGGATCTCGAAGGGCCGGCAGGCATCGATAGCTTCACGCAAACCCGTCCCGATGACGGCTTCCCGGAACGGGTGGAAGCGGCCAGGGCGCTTCTGACCCGTGAGGTCAATGCTTGCATAGAAGGAATTCGGTCGGTTTATCCCGACTGCCGGATCGATGTTTGGGACGGACACGGTCCTGGAGGGCTGATTGCGGACGGCTTGATCGGCGGCACCTATTTACGGGAAGGGCAGCCCTATAAGAAGCTGGAAGGCTACACGGCGCTTCTGTTTGTAGGCCAGCATGCCATGGCCGGCACCATCAACGGTCCGTTATGCCATACGTATTCTTCGAAGACGGTTTCCTACTACAAGCTGAATGGCACCTTTATCGGAGAGTTTGGCGCAAGAGCCCTTATCGCGGGTACACAGGGCGTACCGACGATCTTCTTGTCGGGCGACGATAAAGCTGCCTTGGAAGCGCGGATGTTCGTGCCGGATATCGAGACGGCTGTCGTGAAGACGGGACATGGTGTGGAGGCGGCGGACCATCTATCCGCGGAAGAAGCTTGCCGTAGAATAAAGGATGGATCCGCCAAGGCGGTTCGGCGGACAGCGGAGTTCATGCCTTTCACCGGTATCGCGGCACCGTATGTGCTCGAAATCGGCTATTTGAACCCGCTGCAAGGGAATGGGGAGTCGGATGATCCACGGGTCGAGCGTATTAATGACCGTACCGTTCGCATATCCAGCAACGATCTCCTGTCGCTCCCGATCTAG
- a CDS encoding zinc-binding alcohol dehydrogenase family protein: MKAIICEQIERFAMTELEEPPAPKAGEAVVRIRRIGVCGTDLHAYRGNQPFFTYPRILGHELAGIVEAVGDQVTALREGDQVSVIPYMECGHCIACRNGKTNCCTDMQVLGVHIDGGMRERMTLPADHLIRTEGLTLDQSAILEPLSIGAHAVRRSELRKGETVLVIGGGPIGLGVMALAKRQGARVIAMDVNDDRLAFCREWAMVDETVNARQEPALRLAELTNGEFPTVVFDATGSVHSMNDSFGMVAHGGKLVFVGLVKADITFHDPEFHKRELTLLASRNATITDFNAVMAAVRDGSIDATRYITHRAAFAEMIGQFEGWMQPGAGVIKAMVEL; the protein is encoded by the coding sequence ATGAAAGCCATTATCTGCGAGCAGATTGAACGCTTCGCCATGACTGAACTGGAAGAACCGCCTGCGCCGAAAGCAGGAGAAGCGGTTGTTCGCATACGCCGTATCGGTGTATGCGGCACGGATCTCCATGCTTACAGGGGCAATCAGCCGTTCTTCACGTATCCGCGCATCCTGGGCCATGAACTGGCCGGCATCGTCGAAGCCGTCGGCGATCAAGTGACCGCCCTCCGCGAAGGGGATCAGGTCAGCGTCATCCCTTATATGGAATGCGGCCATTGTATCGCTTGCCGCAACGGGAAGACCAATTGCTGTACCGATATGCAAGTTCTTGGCGTTCATATTGATGGAGGTATGCGTGAGCGGATGACGCTCCCGGCGGATCATCTGATACGGACCGAAGGCCTGACTCTCGATCAGTCGGCCATTCTGGAGCCGCTGAGCATTGGCGCCCATGCGGTTCGCAGGTCGGAGCTGCGCAAGGGAGAGACCGTGCTGGTAATCGGCGGAGGTCCGATCGGTCTCGGCGTGATGGCATTGGCCAAGCGCCAGGGAGCGCGGGTGATTGCGATGGATGTCAACGACGACCGTCTCGCATTCTGCCGGGAATGGGCAATGGTCGACGAAACGGTGAATGCGCGGCAGGAACCTGCCCTGCGGCTTGCCGAATTGACGAACGGCGAATTCCCGACGGTCGTATTCGATGCGACAGGCAGCGTTCATTCGATGAACGATTCGTTCGGCATGGTGGCGCATGGGGGCAAGCTCGTCTTCGTCGGACTGGTGAAGGCGGACATTACGTTCCATGATCCGGAGTTTCACAAGCGGGAGCTCACGCTGCTGGCAAGCCGGAATGCGACGATAACGGATTTTAACGCGGTGATGGCGGCCGTCCGGGACGGCAGTATCGACGCTACCCGATATATTACACACCGCGCGGCCTTCGCCGAGATGATCGGTCAATTCGAGGGCTGGATGCAGCCGGGTGCCGGCGTCATCAAAGCGATGGTAGAGTTATAG
- a CDS encoding tagaturonate reductase: MQRDDSRPLLNPNVITEEQRHLFESMKASPVTVLQVGEGNFLRGFVDWMLHECRKQGLFAGSVAVTQPRPAGAPKIEALRKQEGMYTLVTRGLEKGERVERQELISVFAEAFDPYSDWERFLKLAESPDLQTIVSNTTEAGLAYRAEDLVEGVPVASFPGKITLLLYRRFVAFDGAENRGLILLPCELLERNGDELRRCVLQYSEDWGLPESFRQWVIRSNRFLNSLVDRIVTGYPEEGAEAWFAEWGYRDALLNTAEPYHFWAIEAEPELDELLPFRQAGLNVHWVEDLKPYQLRKVRILNGAHTLMTPIGILLGLEQVREVMEHKELGGFVRQTVESDIIPAVSLPAGELKEFAAEVFERFGNPFIRHKLSDIAMNSISKFKVRLLPSILYYIDHGERVPDRLLKGFAALLRYYKTDKLADGSFEGRTLTGKRYTVRDDAALAEALSSAWSSAEEDNSGLSVQHRTAQRLLACTFVWDRDLSAVEGLAEAIGIQFDQLEERYE, encoded by the coding sequence ATGCAGCGCGACGATTCCCGGCCGCTACTGAATCCGAATGTCATAACGGAAGAACAGCGGCATCTGTTCGAGTCGATGAAGGCAAGTCCGGTAACGGTTCTGCAAGTCGGTGAAGGAAACTTTCTGCGCGGTTTTGTCGATTGGATGCTGCATGAATGCCGCAAGCAGGGGCTGTTTGCCGGCAGCGTAGCGGTAACGCAGCCTCGGCCAGCGGGAGCGCCGAAGATCGAAGCGCTCCGCAAGCAGGAAGGTATGTATACGCTAGTTACCCGTGGTTTAGAGAAGGGAGAGCGTGTGGAGCGGCAGGAGCTGATCTCCGTGTTCGCCGAAGCATTCGATCCTTATTCGGATTGGGAACGTTTTCTGAAGCTGGCGGAATCCCCCGACCTGCAGACGATTGTATCGAATACGACGGAAGCAGGACTGGCCTACCGGGCGGAAGATCTTGTGGAAGGCGTTCCCGTTGCTTCTTTTCCAGGCAAAATAACGCTTCTGCTCTACCGCCGCTTCGTTGCATTCGATGGGGCGGAGAACCGGGGGCTCATCCTGCTCCCCTGCGAGCTGCTGGAGCGAAACGGCGATGAGCTTCGCCGCTGCGTGCTGCAATACAGCGAGGATTGGGGACTGCCGGAGTCGTTCCGTCAGTGGGTAATCCGCTCCAACCGCTTTCTCAATTCGCTTGTGGATCGCATCGTGACCGGTTATCCGGAGGAGGGAGCCGAGGCTTGGTTCGCCGAATGGGGCTACCGCGATGCGCTGCTCAATACGGCTGAGCCCTATCATTTCTGGGCGATTGAAGCGGAGCCGGAGCTCGATGAGCTTCTTCCCTTCCGCCAAGCGGGACTTAACGTTCATTGGGTGGAGGACTTAAAGCCTTATCAACTGCGAAAAGTAAGGATCTTGAACGGGGCGCACACGCTGATGACGCCAATCGGGATTCTGCTCGGACTGGAGCAGGTGCGCGAGGTTATGGAGCATAAGGAGCTGGGCGGCTTCGTGCGCCAAACCGTGGAGAGCGATATTATACCAGCCGTTTCGCTGCCTGCGGGGGAACTGAAGGAGTTTGCCGCAGAGGTGTTCGAACGGTTCGGCAATCCGTTCATTCGCCACAAGCTATCGGATATTGCCATGAACAGCATCAGCAAGTTCAAAGTACGGCTGCTGCCCTCGATTCTTTACTATATCGATCATGGTGAGCGTGTGCCGGATCGGTTGTTGAAGGGCTTCGCGGCGCTGCTTCGGTATTACAAAACCGACAAGCTGGCAGACGGCAGCTTCGAAGGCAGGACGCTGACAGGCAAGCGGTATACCGTCAGGGATGACGCCGCTTTAGCCGAAGCGCTTAGCAGCGCATGGTCGTCTGCCGAGGAAGATAATAGCGGCTTATCTGTGCAACATCGGACAGCACAGCGGCTGCTGGCATGTACCTTCGTTTGGGATCGGGATTTGTCGGCCGTGGAAGGCCTTGCGGAAGCGATCGGCATTCAATTCGATCAACTGGAGGAACGGTATGAATAA
- a CDS encoding amidohydrolase family protein, producing MRIDAHQHYWKLGRGDYNWLSPNSGVLYRDYLPEELLPHVREHQLDGTILVQAAATLEETEYMLSLSDTNDSILGVVGWLDLHDPAYRDHFEKFSRHPKFAGFRVMIQDMPDAHEVLEPDVVEALTYFAGKDVPVDLLLVSHQLDVVVELLERVPGLRGVIDHIAKPRIADGILEPWMSQMSAIAKHPNIYCKLSGMVTEADHTSWKPQDFSAYIRPILDMFGPERVMFGSDWPVCLLAASYDQVVDILEQALPDSLSAEDRAKLFGLNAKKFYKL from the coding sequence ATGCGTATCGATGCCCATCAACATTATTGGAAGCTAGGCCGCGGCGATTACAATTGGCTGTCGCCGAATTCGGGCGTTCTGTACCGGGACTATCTGCCAGAGGAGCTGCTCCCGCATGTGCGGGAGCACCAGCTCGACGGCACGATTCTCGTACAAGCCGCGGCAACGCTTGAAGAGACCGAATACATGCTGTCGCTGAGCGATACGAACGATTCGATTCTCGGCGTTGTCGGCTGGCTCGACCTTCATGATCCGGCTTATCGCGACCACTTCGAGAAATTTAGCCGTCATCCGAAATTCGCCGGCTTTCGCGTCATGATTCAAGACATGCCCGATGCCCATGAAGTATTGGAGCCCGATGTCGTCGAGGCGCTTACCTACTTCGCCGGGAAGGACGTCCCCGTTGATCTGCTTCTCGTTTCCCATCAGTTGGACGTGGTCGTCGAGCTGCTGGAGCGGGTACCCGGACTGCGCGGCGTCATCGACCATATTGCCAAACCAAGAATTGCCGATGGCATTCTCGAGCCTTGGATGAGTCAGATGAGCGCCATCGCGAAGCATCCGAACATCTACTGCAAGCTATCCGGCATGGTGACCGAGGCTGATCATACGTCATGGAAGCCTCAAGATTTTTCGGCATATATCCGGCCCATCCTCGATATGTTCGGCCCAGAGCGCGTAATGTTCGGCAGCGATTGGCCGGTATGCCTGTTGGCGGCAAGCTATGATCAAGTGGTGGATATTCTGGAGCAGGCGCTGCCGGATTCGCTGTCAGCGGAGGATCGGGCCAAGCTGTTCGGGCTGAATGCGAAGAAGTTTTACAAACTATAG
- the fucU gene encoding L-fucose mutarotase, with protein MLIGISKLISPELLKTLMEMGHGDEIVLGDANFPAASMAQRLIRADGHSGPELLEAILKLFPLDIYVDRPAALMEVVPGDQVETPIWKQYEDIIEKHSSIKEPFEFVERFAFYERAKQAYAIVATGESALYANIILKKGVIKE; from the coding sequence ATGCTTATCGGAATTTCGAAATTAATATCGCCTGAGTTATTAAAAACGCTGATGGAAATGGGACACGGGGATGAAATCGTGCTTGGGGATGCGAATTTCCCGGCTGCGAGCATGGCGCAAAGGTTGATTCGCGCCGACGGCCATTCGGGGCCGGAGCTGTTGGAGGCCATCTTGAAGCTCTTCCCGCTCGACATCTATGTCGATCGTCCTGCAGCGCTCATGGAAGTCGTTCCCGGCGATCAGGTGGAAACCCCGATATGGAAGCAATACGAGGATATTATTGAGAAGCATTCATCGATCAAAGAGCCCTTCGAGTTTGTCGAGCGCTTCGCATTCTATGAGCGGGCCAAGCAAGCTTATGCGATTGTCGCCACAGGGGAAAGCGCGCTGTACGCCAACATCATCTTGAAAAAAGGCGTTATTAAGGAGTAG
- a CDS encoding AraC family transcriptional regulator: MNPLRKHFEANSPFPFAFVYKDTKSSQSELPDHLHDWYELVYVYGGKGTFFIDQTFYDMEPGNVFLIPGNTIHRAFPDYVQPITSTAIFFGPVLLQNTYLGDAFSLIGCFEHAKRSKTYKIETPILERQLLESDIDTIHREMAEAHPGYRHAVLLHVQQILLRITRLVAPDEEPRLSESTIGPRWMKQLLAEMDSQLDGNLSLASLSRHASVTPAHFSRVFKQLTGMNVTEYVTTKRIIRAKELLLESDDSIAIVAERCGFESLPHFHRMFKKIAGLTPAAYKKGVKPKHP; the protein is encoded by the coding sequence ATGAATCCGTTACGCAAGCATTTCGAAGCGAATTCGCCCTTTCCATTCGCATTCGTCTATAAAGACACCAAAAGCTCGCAAAGCGAGCTTCCCGATCATCTCCACGACTGGTACGAGCTAGTGTACGTTTATGGGGGCAAAGGTACTTTTTTCATCGATCAAACGTTCTACGACATGGAACCGGGCAATGTATTTCTCATCCCGGGCAACACGATCCACCGCGCTTTCCCTGACTATGTTCAGCCAATCACATCCACTGCGATATTCTTCGGTCCCGTTCTCTTGCAGAATACGTATCTGGGCGACGCGTTTTCCTTAATCGGATGCTTCGAGCATGCCAAGCGGAGCAAAACTTATAAAATCGAAACTCCGATATTGGAGCGGCAGCTGTTGGAGTCAGATATAGATACGATACACAGGGAAATGGCGGAAGCCCATCCGGGCTACCGCCACGCTGTACTGCTTCATGTCCAGCAGATACTTCTGCGGATAACCCGCTTGGTTGCGCCTGATGAAGAGCCGCGGCTCTCCGAGTCGACTATCGGGCCCCGCTGGATGAAGCAGCTGCTTGCAGAAATGGATAGCCAGCTCGACGGCAACCTGAGTCTTGCTTCGCTATCACGGCATGCCAGCGTCACGCCCGCCCATTTCTCCCGCGTCTTCAAGCAGCTGACCGGCATGAATGTAACCGAGTATGTGACGACCAAACGCATTATCCGCGCCAAAGAGCTGCTTCTCGAATCCGATGACAGCATTGCCATCGTAGCTGAGCGTTGCGGCTTCGAGAGCCTCCCGCATTTTCATCGGATGTTCAAGAAGATCGCCGGCCTGACACCCGCCGCCTACAAGAAAGGCGTTAAACCAAAGCATCCTTAA